In Pseudomonas fluorescens, one genomic interval encodes:
- a CDS encoding response regulator, translating to MSQTATILVIDDEPQIRKFLRISLASQGYKVLEAGTGAEGLAQAALNKPDLLVLDLGLPDMDGQQVLREFREWATAPVLVLSVRASEGQKVQALDGGANDYVTKPFGIQEFLARVRALLRQAPAGEAQQAALTFGPLTVDLAYRRVLLDGAEVALTRKEYAVLAQLARHPGRVITQQQLLKDIWGPTHTEDSHYLRIVVGHLRQKLADDPTRPRFIVTEAGVGYRLLSDNNL from the coding sequence ATGAGCCAGACCGCGACCATTTTGGTCATCGATGACGAACCGCAGATCCGTAAATTCCTGCGCATCAGCCTCGCCTCACAAGGCTACAAAGTGCTCGAGGCCGGCACCGGTGCCGAAGGCCTGGCCCAGGCGGCGCTGAACAAGCCCGACTTGCTGGTGCTCGACCTCGGCCTGCCGGACATGGACGGCCAGCAGGTGCTACGCGAGTTTCGCGAGTGGGCCACCGCGCCGGTGCTGGTGCTTTCGGTGCGGGCCAGCGAAGGGCAGAAAGTCCAGGCGCTGGATGGCGGCGCCAATGATTACGTGACCAAGCCGTTCGGCATTCAGGAATTTCTCGCCCGGGTCCGTGCGTTGTTGCGTCAGGCACCGGCCGGCGAGGCCCAGCAAGCGGCGCTGACGTTCGGCCCGTTGACCGTGGACCTGGCCTATCGACGAGTGCTGCTCGACGGTGCCGAAGTGGCGCTGACCCGCAAGGAATATGCGGTGCTGGCGCAACTGGCGCGGCACCCGGGGCGGGTGATCACCCAGCAGCAATTGCTCAAGGACATCTGGGGGCCGACGCATACCGAGGACAGTCATTACCTGCGGATTGTGGTCGGGCATTTGCGTCAGAAGCTGGCGGATGATCCGACGCGGCCGCGGTTTATTGTGACGGAGGCGGGGGTTGGGTATCGGTTGTTGAGTGACAACAATCTGTAG
- a CDS encoding sensor histidine kinase: MSDSGRADALLADLPRDGRGRLKIFLGAAPGVGKTYAMLQAAHTQLRQGVKIIAGVVETHGRAETEALLGGLPQQPLVRSEYRGVMLEEMDLDGLLAAKPKLVLVDELAHTNAPGSRHAKRWQDIQELLAAGIDVYTTVNVQHLESLNDQVRGITGVQVRETLPDWVLQEAYELLLIDLPPRELLERLREGKVYVPEQARAAIDAFFTQTNLTALRELAMQTAAAQVDNDLAQGYRQLGQAAPAVRGRLLVGVDGDAHAERLVRHASRVAQRRHLPWSLVHVDNGTVRDEQSRLRLQNAQQLAERLGGEVVLLRAGEVAKTLIQHAAERRASLLLVGQSRPSLRRRLFGGGLAARLLRQAHGLEINVLDNDHEHPQQRLRTTPTLVWFDYLLALVATLLASALAWAVSSILPLPNISLVFLAAVLLVAVRSSLGPALACAALSFLTYDFLFIPPNFSFAIQREEDVLTLLFFLLMAALTGNLAARQRRQLQALRDTQEETTELLDLSRKLTAATDRQAVVSAAAQHLNGWSDLQLCLLNRDGQGGWKVETGGPLEFSESERAAADWAWQHDQPAGMGTGTLPFGRWWWWPLSVEDGPLALLGVCAKEGQTLSGQRRRLLTALSQPLAQALARAQLADDLEAARLHGETEQLRSALLASVSHDLRTPLTAMRGSIDSLLALGEAIPLEDRRELLEGTRDEAERLDRYIQNLLDMTRLGHGALKLARDWVAPADIVGSSLNRLRAVLAPLQVSTDVPSELPLLFVHAALIEQALVNVLENAARFSPPHGRLQLSAGANNEEIFFTVSDEGPGIPEDERAKIFDMFYTAARGDRGGQGTGLGLAICQGMVGAHGGRISVADGIDGRGTSITLHLPLQTQPGMDNEA, translated from the coding sequence ATGAGCGACTCCGGCCGCGCCGACGCGCTGTTAGCAGACCTGCCCCGCGACGGCCGTGGCCGGCTGAAGATTTTCCTCGGCGCCGCCCCCGGGGTCGGCAAGACCTACGCCATGCTCCAGGCCGCGCACACGCAATTGCGCCAGGGCGTGAAAATCATCGCCGGTGTCGTCGAAACCCATGGCCGTGCAGAAACCGAAGCGCTGCTCGGCGGTTTGCCGCAGCAGCCGCTGGTACGCTCGGAATACCGTGGCGTGATGCTCGAAGAAATGGACCTCGACGGCCTGCTCGCGGCCAAACCCAAGCTGGTGCTGGTGGACGAACTGGCCCACACCAACGCCCCCGGCAGTCGTCACGCCAAGCGCTGGCAGGATATTCAGGAACTGCTTGCCGCCGGCATTGACGTCTACACCACGGTCAACGTCCAGCACCTGGAAAGTCTCAACGATCAGGTGCGCGGCATCACCGGCGTGCAGGTGCGTGAAACCCTGCCGGACTGGGTGCTGCAGGAAGCCTACGAACTGCTGCTGATCGACCTGCCGCCGCGTGAATTGCTGGAGCGTCTGCGCGAAGGCAAGGTCTACGTGCCGGAACAGGCGCGGGCGGCGATCGACGCGTTTTTCACCCAGACCAACCTTACCGCGTTGCGCGAACTGGCGATGCAAACGGCGGCCGCGCAGGTTGATAACGATCTCGCTCAAGGCTATCGCCAACTCGGTCAGGCAGCTCCGGCGGTGCGCGGGCGTTTGCTGGTCGGCGTCGATGGCGATGCGCATGCCGAACGCCTGGTGCGTCACGCCAGCCGCGTGGCCCAGCGCCGGCATTTGCCGTGGAGTCTGGTGCATGTCGACAACGGCACAGTGCGCGACGAGCAATCGCGCCTGCGCCTGCAAAATGCCCAGCAACTGGCCGAACGCCTCGGCGGCGAAGTGGTGTTGTTACGCGCCGGTGAAGTGGCGAAAACCCTGATTCAGCATGCTGCCGAACGCCGGGCGAGTCTGCTGCTGGTCGGCCAGTCGCGGCCGAGTCTGCGCCGTCGCCTGTTCGGTGGCGGGCTCGCCGCGCGTTTGCTGCGCCAGGCCCACGGCCTGGAAATCAACGTCCTCGACAACGACCATGAGCACCCGCAACAGCGCCTGCGAACGACGCCGACGCTGGTCTGGTTCGACTATCTGTTAGCGCTGGTTGCCACGCTGTTGGCCAGTGCCCTGGCCTGGGCGGTATCGAGTATTTTGCCGCTGCCGAACATCTCGCTGGTGTTCCTCGCGGCGGTGTTGCTGGTGGCGGTGCGCAGCAGTCTGGGCCCGGCGCTGGCCTGCGCGGCTTTGTCGTTTCTGACTTACGATTTTCTGTTTATTCCGCCGAATTTTTCCTTCGCCATCCAGCGCGAAGAAGATGTTCTGACCTTGCTGTTCTTCCTGCTGATGGCGGCGCTCACCGGCAATCTCGCGGCGCGTCAGCGGCGGCAGTTGCAGGCGTTGCGCGATACGCAGGAAGAGACCACGGAGCTGCTCGATCTGTCGCGCAAACTGACTGCGGCAACGGATCGTCAGGCGGTAGTCAGCGCTGCGGCGCAGCACCTCAACGGCTGGAGCGATCTGCAATTGTGCCTGCTCAACCGCGACGGGCAGGGCGGCTGGAAAGTCGAGACCGGCGGGCCTCTGGAATTCAGCGAATCGGAGCGCGCCGCCGCCGACTGGGCCTGGCAACACGATCAACCGGCCGGCATGGGCACCGGCACGCTGCCTTTCGGTCGCTGGTGGTGGTGGCCGCTGTCGGTGGAGGACGGGCCGCTGGCGCTGCTCGGGGTCTGCGCCAAAGAGGGCCAGACCTTGAGCGGCCAGCGTCGACGCCTGCTCACCGCGTTGAGTCAGCCACTGGCGCAGGCGCTGGCGCGGGCGCAACTGGCGGACGATCTGGAAGCCGCGCGCCTGCACGGTGAAACCGAGCAGTTGCGCAGTGCGCTGCTGGCCTCGGTATCGCATGATCTGCGCACACCGCTGACCGCCATGCGCGGCAGCATCGACAGCCTGCTGGCCCTCGGCGAAGCCATTCCGCTGGAGGATCGCCGCGAGTTGCTCGAAGGCACCCGCGACGAAGCCGAACGCCTCGATCGCTACATTCAGAACCTGCTGGACATGACCCGCCTCGGCCATGGTGCATTGAAGCTCGCGCGCGACTGGGTAGCGCCGGCGGACATCGTCGGCAGTTCGCTCAATCGCCTGCGTGCGGTGCTCGCGCCGTTGCAGGTCAGCACCGATGTGCCGTCCGAGTTGCCGCTGCTGTTCGTGCATGCGGCGCTGATCGAGCAGGCGCTGGTCAATGTGCTGGAAAACGCTGCACGCTTCTCGCCGCCACACGGGCGTTTGCAATTGAGTGCTGGTGCCAATAACGAAGAGATCTTCTTCACGGTCAGCGACGAAGGCCCGGGGATTCCCGAGGACGAGCGAGCGAAAATTTTCGACATGTTCTACACCGCCGCGCGCGGCGATCGCGGCGGGCAGGGCACCGGTCTGGGGCTGGCGATCTGTCAGGGCATGGTCGGCGCGCATGGCGGCCGGATCAGCGTCGCCGACGGCATCGACGGGCGCGGCACCAGCATCACCCTGCACCTGCCGTTGCAGACGCAACCGGGGATGGACAATGAAGCCTGA
- a CDS encoding DUF2897 family protein has translation MPWYAWLILVVAIGSIVGGLMMLRDTANKVELTDEERKRVAQRNAEADIKDAQDR, from the coding sequence ATGCCCTGGTATGCCTGGTTGATTCTGGTCGTTGCAATCGGCTCGATCGTTGGCGGATTGATGATGCTGCGCGACACCGCCAACAAGGTTGAACTGACCGATGAAGAACGCAAACGCGTTGCACAGCGCAACGCCGAAGCGGACATCAAAGACGCGCAGGATCGCTGA
- the kdpF gene encoding K(+)-transporting ATPase subunit F, which produces MSVLDGVSLLLAAGLFIYLLVALLRADRN; this is translated from the coding sequence ATGAGCGTTCTGGACGGGGTGTCCCTGCTGTTGGCAGCCGGGCTGTTCATTTATCTGTTGGTTGCGCTGTTGCGCGCGGATCGGAACTAG
- the kdpC gene encoding potassium-transporting ATPase subunit KdpC gives MSTMIRPALSLLVLMTLITGVAYPLVVTGVAQVAFPEQANGSLVHDADGKVRGSSLIAQDFVGDAWFHPRPSAGAFATVSSSASNLAPSNPALATRVIDDANKLQVPGQGPVPLALLTTSGSGLDPHLPPAAIAYQLARVAQARNLPMSTLQQLLDAHIEQPLVGPPVVNVLELNMALEKL, from the coding sequence ATGTCCACAATGATACGTCCGGCCCTGAGCCTGCTGGTGCTGATGACCCTGATCACCGGCGTGGCCTATCCACTGGTGGTGACCGGCGTTGCGCAGGTCGCTTTCCCTGAACAGGCCAACGGCAGCCTGGTGCACGACGCCGATGGCAAGGTGCGCGGCTCGTCGTTGATCGCCCAGGATTTCGTCGGTGATGCGTGGTTCCATCCGCGCCCTTCGGCGGGCGCCTTTGCCACCGTGTCCAGCAGCGCCAGCAACCTCGCGCCGAGCAATCCGGCGCTGGCCACGCGGGTGATCGACGACGCCAACAAGTTGCAGGTGCCCGGCCAGGGGCCGGTGCCATTGGCGCTGCTGACCACCTCCGGCAGCGGCCTCGATCCGCACTTGCCACCGGCGGCAATTGCCTATCAACTGGCGCGTGTCGCGCAAGCGCGCAACCTGCCTATGTCGACTTTGCAGCAACTGCTCGATGCGCACATCGAACAGCCGCTGGTGGGGCCGCCGGTGGTGAACGTGCTGGAGCTGAACATGGCGCTGGAAAAACTGTAA
- a CDS encoding TetR/AcrR family transcriptional regulator, with protein sequence MRYSQDHKAQTHQRIIKEASARFRKDGIGATGLQPLMKALGLTHGGFYSHFKSKDELVEKALQEASNQVDGLCAEIFAKEQPLQAFIDTYLSEWHQTSPHEGCPLLTISSELGLRGQPSPTSDAVLNARLSQIEGTLEGDNNADRAIVIMSTLVGALLLSRSVADAEFAQRILDVTRDHLKQSQD encoded by the coding sequence ATGCGTTACTCGCAAGATCATAAAGCTCAAACCCATCAGCGGATCATCAAGGAAGCCTCGGCGCGATTTCGCAAAGACGGCATTGGTGCTACCGGTCTGCAACCGCTGATGAAAGCGCTGGGGCTGACCCACGGCGGCTTTTACTCACACTTCAAATCCAAGGACGAACTGGTCGAGAAAGCCTTGCAGGAGGCAAGCAATCAAGTCGATGGTCTGTGCGCCGAGATCTTTGCCAAGGAACAGCCGCTGCAGGCGTTTATCGACACCTACCTGTCCGAATGGCATCAGACCTCCCCCCACGAAGGCTGTCCGCTGCTGACCATTTCCTCAGAGCTGGGTCTGCGCGGCCAGCCGAGCCCGACCAGTGATGCGGTACTCAATGCCCGACTGAGTCAAATCGAAGGCACCCTCGAGGGCGACAACAACGCCGACCGGGCCATTGTCATCATGTCGACGCTGGTCGGCGCGCTCTTGCTGTCACGCAGTGTCGCTGACGCCGAGTTTGCCCAACGCATCCTCGACGTCACGCGCGATCACCTCAAGCAATCGCAGGACTAA
- the kdpB gene encoding potassium-transporting ATPase subunit KdpB, producing the protein MNMPAIKPAAVKAPEQAKTAISALWRPALVQAFVKLDPRQLVRSPVMLVVELTAIFTTVLCFIPDNVVPTFVAAQIALWLWFTVLFANFAEALAEGRGKARADSLKAGSEGLSARRKLANGSFQVVPAASLRKGDVVRVEAGEMIPGDGEVIEGIAAVNEAAITGESAPVIRESGGDRSAVTGNTRLVSDWLLVKITANPGESTLDRMIALVEGAKRQKTPNEVALDILLIGLTLIFLLVVVTLQPFAHFANGSLPLVFLVALLVTLIPTTIGGLLSAIGIAGMDRLVRLNVIAKSGRAVEAAGDVHVLLLDKTGTITFGNRRCSAVYAAPGVNGRELAEGALFASLADETAEGKSIVEYLRGLHPQTEPALDTLTAVPFSAETRLSGVDYQGRVYRKGAVDSLLAFLGQQRSDLAPALSREIDKIAQSGGTPLLVCADGKLLGAIHLKDVVKPGIRERFAELRKLGIRTVMVTGDNPLTAAAIAAEAGVDDVLAEATPEKKLARIRLEQNDGRLVAMCGDGANDAPALAQADVGMAMNDGTQAAREAANMVDLDSDPTKLLDVVQIGKELLVTRGALTTFSIANDVAKYFAILPALFAAIYPQLGVLNIMHLTSPQSAILSAIVFNALIIVVLIPLALRGVRVQAASAAALLRRNLLIYGLGGILVPFVGIKAIDMLLTALHLV; encoded by the coding sequence ATGAATATGCCCGCAATCAAACCCGCCGCCGTGAAGGCGCCGGAACAAGCGAAAACCGCGATCTCGGCCCTGTGGCGTCCGGCGCTGGTGCAAGCTTTCGTCAAGCTCGACCCGCGCCAACTGGTGCGTTCGCCGGTGATGCTGGTGGTCGAACTGACGGCGATTTTCACCACCGTGCTGTGCTTCATCCCGGACAACGTCGTGCCGACTTTCGTCGCCGCGCAGATTGCCCTGTGGCTGTGGTTCACCGTGCTGTTCGCCAACTTCGCCGAAGCCTTGGCCGAAGGTCGCGGCAAGGCCCGCGCCGACAGCCTCAAGGCTGGCAGCGAAGGCCTCAGCGCGCGGCGCAAACTGGCCAACGGCAGCTTCCAGGTGGTGCCTGCCGCCAGCCTGCGCAAAGGTGACGTGGTGCGCGTCGAAGCCGGGGAAATGATCCCCGGTGACGGCGAAGTCATCGAAGGTATTGCCGCGGTCAACGAAGCGGCGATCACCGGTGAATCGGCGCCGGTGATTCGCGAGTCCGGTGGCGATCGCTCGGCGGTCACTGGCAACACGCGCCTGGTGTCCGACTGGTTGTTGGTGAAGATCACCGCCAACCCCGGTGAATCGACCCTCGATCGCATGATCGCCCTGGTCGAAGGCGCCAAGCGCCAGAAGACCCCGAACGAAGTCGCGCTGGATATCCTGCTGATCGGCCTGACCCTGATCTTCCTGCTGGTGGTGGTGACCCTGCAGCCGTTCGCCCACTTCGCCAACGGCAGCCTGCCGCTGGTGTTCCTGGTGGCGCTGCTGGTCACGCTGATTCCGACCACCATCGGTGGCCTGTTGTCCGCCATCGGTATTGCCGGGATGGATCGACTGGTACGCCTGAACGTGATCGCCAAGTCCGGTCGCGCCGTGGAGGCGGCCGGTGACGTGCACGTGCTGCTGCTGGACAAGACCGGCACCATCACTTTCGGTAACCGCCGTTGCAGCGCGGTGTATGCGGCGCCGGGTGTGAATGGTCGCGAACTGGCCGAAGGCGCGTTGTTTGCCTCGCTGGCGGACGAAACCGCCGAAGGCAAATCCATCGTCGAGTACCTGCGCGGTCTGCATCCGCAAACCGAGCCGGCACTGGATACCTTGACTGCTGTGCCGTTCAGTGCGGAAACCCGCTTGTCCGGTGTCGACTATCAGGGCCGCGTGTACCGCAAGGGCGCAGTCGATTCGCTGCTGGCCTTCCTCGGTCAACAACGCTCCGATCTGGCCCCGGCGCTGTCGCGGGAAATCGACAAGATCGCGCAGAGCGGCGGTACGCCGTTGCTGGTCTGCGCCGACGGCAAGCTACTGGGTGCGATCCATCTCAAGGACGTGGTCAAGCCAGGCATTCGCGAACGTTTCGCCGAGCTGCGCAAACTGGGGATTCGCACGGTGATGGTCACCGGCGACAACCCGCTGACCGCTGCGGCCATCGCGGCAGAAGCGGGCGTCGATGACGTGCTCGCCGAAGCGACTCCGGAGAAAAAACTGGCGCGTATCCGCCTTGAGCAGAACGACGGTCGTCTGGTCGCCATGTGCGGCGACGGCGCCAACGACGCCCCGGCGCTGGCCCAGGCTGACGTCGGCATGGCGATGAACGACGGCACACAAGCCGCACGCGAAGCAGCCAACATGGTCGACCTCGACAGCGACCCGACCAAGCTGCTGGACGTGGTGCAGATCGGCAAGGAATTGCTGGTGACCCGTGGCGCGCTGACGACTTTCTCCATCGCCAACGACGTCGCCAAATATTTCGCGATTCTGCCGGCGCTGTTCGCCGCGATCTATCCGCAACTGGGCGTGCTGAACATCATGCACTTGACCAGTCCGCAGAGCGCGATCCTCTCGGCGATCGTCTTCAACGCCTTGATCATCGTCGTGCTGATTCCACTGGCACTGCGTGGCGTGCGCGTACAGGCAGCGAGTGCCGCGGCACTGCTGCGGCGCAATCTGCTGATCTACGGACTGGGCGGGATTCTGGTGCCGTTCGTGGGGATCAAGGCGATCGACATGCTGCTCACGGCTTTGCATTTGGTTTGA
- the kdpA gene encoding potassium-transporting ATPase subunit KdpA, protein MHSYDYWLILAFFAVVLLPAPFLGRFYYKVMEGQRTWLTPVLGPVERGCYRIAGVDPQAEQSWQKYTLALLAFNLAGFLLLFAILLFQDHLPLNPQNLPGQEWTQAFNTAVSFMTNTNWQSYSGEATLSYLSQMVGLTVQNFVSAATGLAVLVALCRGIGRKSTKTLGNFWVDMTRATLYGLLPLCLLLALYLVWQGVPQTFAQYVNAVTMQGVDQVIPLGPAASQIAIKQLGTNGGGFFGVNSAHPFENPTAWSNLFELASIILIPVALVFTFGHYVKDQRQSRAIIACMLALFLIGGATSLWAEYQPNPALNNVAVEQTAPLEGKEARFGTTATVLWSVTTTAASNGSVNGMHDSLNPLSGMVALVNMMVGEVIFGGVGAGLYGMLLNVLIAVFLAGLMIGRTPEYLGKKLQAREVQLLVVTLLVMPVGVLVLGAIAAALPGPAATISNPGPHGFSQLLYAYTSASANNGSAFGGLSANTPFHNLMLGLGMLIGRFGYILPVLALAGSLAMKKTAPIGQNSFPTHGPLFVTLLTVTILLVGGLTFLPTLALGPIAEHLSMGF, encoded by the coding sequence ATGCACAGTTATGACTATTGGCTGATCCTCGCGTTTTTTGCGGTGGTCTTGCTGCCGGCGCCGTTCCTCGGGCGCTTTTACTACAAGGTGATGGAAGGTCAGCGCACCTGGCTGACGCCGGTTCTCGGCCCGGTCGAGCGCGGCTGTTATCGAATTGCCGGGGTGGATCCGCAGGCTGAACAAAGCTGGCAGAAGTACACGCTGGCCTTGCTCGCGTTTAACCTCGCCGGTTTCCTGCTGCTGTTCGCGATCCTGTTGTTTCAGGATCACCTGCCGCTGAACCCGCAAAACCTGCCGGGCCAGGAATGGACCCAGGCGTTCAACACCGCGGTCAGTTTCATGACCAACACCAACTGGCAGTCCTACAGTGGTGAAGCGACCCTCAGCTATCTGAGCCAGATGGTCGGCCTCACCGTGCAGAACTTTGTCAGTGCCGCCACCGGCCTGGCGGTGCTGGTTGCGCTGTGCCGTGGCATCGGTCGCAAGTCGACCAAGACCCTGGGCAACTTCTGGGTCGACATGACCCGCGCCACCCTCTACGGCCTGCTTCCGCTGTGCCTGCTGCTGGCGCTGTACCTCGTCTGGCAGGGCGTGCCGCAGACCTTCGCGCAATACGTCAATGCCGTAACCATGCAGGGCGTCGATCAAGTGATCCCCCTTGGCCCGGCCGCCAGCCAGATTGCGATCAAGCAACTGGGCACCAACGGCGGTGGCTTCTTCGGTGTGAACTCGGCGCATCCGTTCGAGAACCCGACCGCGTGGAGCAACCTGTTCGAGCTCGCGTCGATCATTCTGATTCCGGTGGCGCTGGTGTTCACCTTCGGTCATTACGTGAAAGACCAGCGTCAGAGCCGCGCGATCATCGCCTGCATGCTGGCGCTGTTCCTGATCGGCGGTGCGACCTCGCTGTGGGCCGAATATCAGCCCAACCCGGCGCTGAACAACGTTGCTGTCGAACAGACCGCGCCGCTGGAAGGCAAGGAAGCACGCTTCGGCACCACCGCCACCGTGCTGTGGTCGGTGACCACCACGGCGGCGTCGAACGGTTCGGTCAACGGCATGCACGACAGCCTCAACCCCCTCAGCGGCATGGTCGCGCTGGTGAACATGATGGTCGGCGAAGTGATCTTCGGCGGCGTCGGTGCCGGGCTCTACGGCATGTTGCTCAACGTGCTGATCGCGGTGTTCCTCGCCGGCCTGATGATTGGCCGCACACCGGAATACCTGGGCAAGAAATTGCAGGCGCGGGAAGTGCAATTGCTGGTGGTGACCTTGCTGGTGATGCCGGTGGGCGTGCTGGTACTCGGCGCCATCGCGGCGGCTCTGCCTGGCCCGGCGGCGACCATCAGCAACCCCGGCCCGCACGGTTTCAGCCAGTTGCTCTATGCCTACACCTCGGCCAGCGCGAACAACGGTTCGGCGTTCGGTGGCCTGAGCGCCAACACCCCGTTCCACAACCTGATGCTCGGTCTGGGCATGTTGATCGGTCGCTTCGGCTACATCCTGCCGGTACTGGCACTGGCCGGCAGCCTGGCGATGAAGAAAACCGCACCGATCGGCCAGAACAGCTTCCCGACCCACGGGCCACTGTTTGTGACGCTGCTGACCGTGACCATTTTGCTGGTGGGTGGCCTGACGTTCTTGCCGACCCTCGCATTGGGCCCAATCGCCGAACATCTGAGCATGGGCTTCTAA
- the eat gene encoding ethanolamine permease, translating into MNTQLKPTLGTLHLWGIAVGLVISGEYFGWSYGWGVAGTLGFLVTSFMVATMYTCFIFSFTELTTAIPHAGGPFAYSRRAFGEKGGLIAGLATLIEFVFAPPAIALAIGAYLNVQFPALDPKHAAVGAYIVFMTLNILGVKLAATFELIVCVLAVIELLVFMGVVAPAFSFSSFALNGWAGSDVFGPPAIAGMFAAIPFAIWFFLAIEGAAMAAEEAKDPKRTIPKAYISGILTLVLLAMGVMFFAGGVGDWRTLANINDPLPQAMKTVVGDNSGWLHMLVWIGLFGLVASFHGIILGYSRQFFALARAGYLPASLAKLSRFQTPHRAIIAGGIIGIAAIYSDGLINLGGMTLTAAMITMAVFGAIVMYIMSMLSLFKLRKTEPNLERTFRAPCYPLIPLIALVLAVVCLIAMAWFNALIGLIFLGFMAVGFGYFLLTGQLRADAPADAMLTGR; encoded by the coding sequence ATGAACACACAACTAAAACCCACGCTGGGCACCTTGCACCTGTGGGGCATCGCCGTCGGGCTGGTGATTTCCGGCGAGTACTTCGGCTGGAGTTACGGCTGGGGCGTGGCTGGCACGCTGGGTTTTCTAGTGACCTCGTTCATGGTCGCCACGATGTACACCTGTTTCATCTTCAGCTTCACTGAACTGACTACGGCGATTCCGCATGCCGGCGGGCCGTTCGCTTACAGCCGTCGTGCGTTCGGTGAGAAAGGCGGGCTGATCGCCGGGCTGGCCACGCTGATCGAATTCGTCTTCGCACCTCCGGCGATTGCGCTGGCGATCGGCGCCTACCTGAACGTGCAATTTCCGGCGCTTGACCCGAAACATGCGGCAGTCGGCGCCTATATCGTGTTCATGACCTTGAACATCCTCGGGGTCAAACTGGCCGCGACGTTCGAACTGATCGTCTGCGTGCTGGCGGTGATCGAATTGCTGGTGTTCATGGGTGTGGTCGCACCGGCGTTCAGCTTCAGTAGCTTTGCCCTGAATGGCTGGGCCGGTTCCGATGTGTTCGGGCCGCCAGCGATTGCCGGGATGTTCGCCGCGATTCCGTTTGCGATCTGGTTTTTCCTCGCCATCGAAGGCGCGGCGATGGCCGCCGAAGAAGCCAAGGATCCCAAACGCACGATCCCCAAGGCCTATATCAGCGGGATCCTGACCCTGGTGTTGCTGGCGATGGGCGTGATGTTCTTCGCAGGCGGCGTCGGTGACTGGCGCACCCTGGCGAACATCAACGACCCTCTGCCGCAAGCGATGAAGACCGTGGTCGGCGACAACTCCGGCTGGTTGCACATGCTGGTGTGGATCGGCCTGTTCGGTCTGGTGGCGAGCTTCCACGGGATCATCCTCGGCTACTCGCGGCAGTTCTTCGCCCTCGCCCGCGCCGGTTACCTGCCGGCGTCGCTGGCGAAACTCTCGCGCTTCCAGACCCCGCACCGCGCGATCATCGCCGGCGGCATCATCGGCATCGCCGCGATCTACAGCGATGGCCTGATCAACCTCGGCGGCATGACCCTCACCGCGGCGATGATCACCATGGCGGTGTTCGGCGCGATCGTGATGTACATCATGAGCATGCTCAGCCTGTTCAAGCTGCGCAAAACCGAACCGAATCTCGAGCGGACTTTCCGTGCGCCTTGTTATCCGCTGATTCCGCTGATCGCACTGGTGCTGGCGGTGGTGTGTCTGATCGCCATGGCCTGGTTCAATGCACTGATCGGGCTGATTTTCCTTGGCTTCATGGCGGTCGGCTTCGGCTACTTCCTGCTCACCGGGCAACTGCGCGCTGACGCTCCGGCCGATGCGATGCTGACCGGCCGCTGA